Genomic window (Wenzhouxiangella marina):
CAGCCCGCTGGGGCCGCTTTTTCGGTTCTGGGGCGGCATCCCGGTCGATCGCAGTCAACGCGGCGGAATGATCGAGCAGATGGCAGAGCGCTTTGCAGGGACCGACGACTTCATCCTGGCGATCGCCCCCGAAGGCACCCGCAGTCACACCGATCACTGGAAATCGGGCTTCTGGCATATCGCGCGCGCCGCCCAGGTCCCGGTCGTCATGGCCTTCATCGACTATCGGCGCAAGCAGATCGGGCTGGGGGACTCATTTCTGCCTGGAGAAGACATCGAGACGGACTTCGAGCAGATCCGGGCCTTCTATGCAGACAAGCGGGGTCGCTGGCGAGAGAAGGAGAGCACCATCCGACCGCAGGAGCGCCAGCCCGCGAAGCCGGAAAGCTCAGCATAGAGTCGGCTGATCATCGGGCGCGCCTTCGAAAAGCATCAGCAACCCATCAGACCTTTGCTGACTCACGCCCACCGCCCTCTCAACGCGGCAAGAATGAAGTGACCCAAGCAAATCAGGGCCGAATCGACAGGTGCCCGGCACTGGGCATCCGGGCACCGAGAAGGGTTTGAATGGTCGCATTGAACCGAAACAGTGGGCGTCTACCGCAAAAGCGCCTGGACGCGAGACTCCAATTGATCCAGGCTTGCAGATCCAGTAATTCGACCGGCCACACTCCCATGATTGAAAAACACCACGGTGGGCAAGTCCCGAATACCGAAAATCTGTGGTGTTTCGGCATTGCTGTCCACATCCATTCGCAGAACCTGGACCCGACCACCATAGCGGGCCGCAAGCGTTCCCATTGG
Coding sequences:
- a CDS encoding lysophospholipid acyltransferase family protein → MKDPGTGRCVVIFAPHTSNWDFVVGILAAWGIGLKVHWIGKSSLFDSPLGPLFRFWGGIPVDRSQRGGMIEQMAERFAGTDDFILAIAPEGTRSHTDHWKSGFWHIARAAQVPVVMAFIDYRRKQIGLGDSFLPGEDIETDFEQIRAFYADKRGRWREKESTIRPQERQPAKPESSA
- a CDS encoding thioredoxin family protein, with the protein product MSRSLLGLLLLSMFTFHGAVQAQSLPWVDDTNFSNIVGQGGPAVVFFDASWCGACRSLDGPMGTLAARYGGRVQVLRMDVDSNAETPQIFGIRDLPTVVFFNHGSVAGRITGSASLDQLESRVQALLR